Proteins found in one Triticum aestivum cultivar Chinese Spring chromosome 4D, IWGSC CS RefSeq v2.1, whole genome shotgun sequence genomic segment:
- the LOC123098282 gene encoding tyrosine-specific transport protein 2, producing MFLCCRRHLTFSPPTAVPSPSGHRPLKPRTPRAPILASKNPPPRPWPLPRRQWRWRCSNTDAVQPPPLVEASVSGGGEKKSFWAAVSLIIGTAVGPGMLALPSATIRSGPVPSTVAILLSWAYVVSSIVLVAELSFAAMESGGVNEVSFTGLASSTLGATFGGGVAVVYAALSFSLMVACVAGIGSLVSQLFPAVNPVLANALFPCFAGVLIAFFPFKAVDGVNRVLCGLMLVSITSLVVTGVSVGRSSMLNSLGHACWSPGAILPAIPVTVLTLGFHVITPFICKIVGDSVYDARRAILIGGAVPLVMVLSWNAVILGLAGATGSARFDDPIKLLLSVNPAALAPVRGFAFAALATSLIGYAVSFPKQLEDTLQLIVKSFSMKQGSVELSNAGGDHGRNEEVVLTLAVLIIPIFIVSFFSTAFAKALDFAGVYANCFLFGILPPAMAWIHRSRKKRSPGSCEDILPGGNAALLVLFIIAVILAFRH from the exons ATGTTcctctgctgccgccgccaccTCACCTTCTCACCGCCCACCGCCGTCCCCTCTCCCAGTGGACACCGCCCTCTCAAGCCAAGAACGCCCAGAGCCCCAATCCTAGCATCCAAGAACCCCCCACCACGGCCATGGCCACTGCCAAGGCGGCAATGGCGGTGGCGGTGCAGCAACACCGATGCCGTCCAACCGCCACCCCTCGTCGAGGCcagtgtctccggcggcggcgagaaGAAGAGCTTCTGGGCGGCGGTGAGCCTCATCATCGGCACGGCGGTCGGGCCGGGCATGCTGGCGCTGCCGTCGGCCACCATCCGCTCCGGCCCGGTCCCCTCCACCGTGGCCATCCTGCTCTCCTGGGCCTACGTCGTGTCCTCCATCGTCCTCGTCGCCGAGCTCAGCTTCGCGGCCATGGAGAGCGGGGGCGTGAACGAGGTCAGCTTCACAGGACTTGCGTCGAGCACCTTGGGGGcaaccttcggcggcggcgtcgccgTCGTCTACGCTGCGCTGAGCTTCTCCCTGATGGTCGCCTGCGTAGCCGGCATCGGCTCACTGGTCTCTCAGCTCTTCCCCGCGGTGAATCCGGTCTTGGCCAACGCGCTCTTCCCGTGCTTCGCCGGGGTGCTCATCGCGTTCTTCCCGTTCAAGGCTGTCGATGGCGTCAACCGCGTGCTCTGCGGCCTGATGCTCGTCTCGATCACGTCGCTTGTGGTGACAGGCGTCTCCGTCGGCCGGAGCAGCATGCTGAATTCGCTTGGCCACGCGTGCTGGAGCCCTGGTGCCATCTTGCCGGCCATTCCGGTCACCGTGCTCACGCTTGGGTTCCACGTGATCACGCCATTCATCTGCAAGATTGTAGGTGACTCGGTGTATGATGCACGCAGGGCTATTCTCATTGGGGGTGCTGTACCATTGGTCATGGTTTTGTCATGGAATGCGGTCATTCTGGGATTGGCAGGCGCGACCGGCAGTGCAAGGTTTGATGACCCTATTAAGCTTCTTCTCTCGGTGAATCCAGCAGCATTGGCTCCCGTTCGAGGCTTCGCGTTTGCTGCATTGGCGACGAGCTTGATAGGATATGCAGTCAGCTTTCCGAAGCAGTTGGAAGACACTTTGCAGTTGATTgttaagagtttttcaatgaagcaAGGAAGTGTGGAGTTGTCCAATGCTGGTGGTGATCATGGCAGGAACGAGGAGGTGGTTCTTACGTTGGCGGTACTGATAATTCCCATATTTATTGTATCATTCTTTTCAACAGCGTTTGCCAAGGCATTAGATTTTGCTGGGGTTTATGCAAACTGCTTCTTATTTGGGATCCTGCCTCCTGCAATGGCCTGGATTCATCGGTCAAGGAAAAAGAG GTCACCTGGTTCATGTGAAGACATTTTGCCTGGTGGGAATGCTGCTCTCTTGGTACTTTTCATCATTGCGGTCATCCTAGCATTCCGGCATTAA